The Stygiolobus azoricus genome window below encodes:
- a CDS encoding amidohydrolase family protein, whose translation MTEKEFVMSAAESWLEGEVKNSDVYTMNTLRPFYLTLKRRLKELLGEDFLSERNKMIRDDPVNYMKFLFEDAGIVGLVIDEGFGVKEMEIPVKYKLLFRIETLIDKGGLFSLTFDKAIELFEETLRRKIAEGYSGFKSIIAYRTGLKVRCEEEQARKDFTSEKIDWFGKYAKGFRDFLLCKTLEIAKELKVPVQIHTGAGDRDIKLDLSRPSYLTDLVRRYEGVIVFVHAGYPYHRETAWMSYLFPSVYLDVSQVIPFAPMATFSILKEIYEVAPLNKVMYGSDAFKIPEIAWLAAHLAKESFNELKEELDRKRLIEPDDMEEMEKRFFYLNARTVYNFD comes from the coding sequence ATGACGGAGAAGGAGTTCGTTATGTCGGCTGCCGAAAGTTGGTTAGAAGGTGAGGTAAAAAATAGTGATGTTTATACAATGAATACACTGAGGCCTTTCTACCTTACTTTAAAGAGAAGACTCAAGGAGTTATTAGGAGAGGATTTCTTAAGCGAAAGGAACAAAATGATTAGAGATGATCCTGTAAATTACATGAAATTTCTATTCGAGGATGCAGGGATAGTGGGACTTGTTATTGATGAGGGCTTTGGAGTTAAAGAGATGGAAATTCCAGTCAAATACAAACTTCTGTTCAGAATAGAGACACTTATAGACAAAGGAGGTCTTTTTTCACTAACCTTTGATAAAGCTATCGAACTCTTTGAGGAAACTTTAAGGAGGAAGATAGCTGAGGGATATTCTGGATTCAAGTCGATAATCGCCTATCGTACTGGATTAAAAGTTAGATGTGAGGAAGAGCAAGCTAGGAAAGACTTTACTTCAGAGAAAATAGATTGGTTCGGCAAGTATGCAAAGGGTTTTAGAGATTTTCTTTTATGTAAGACCCTTGAAATAGCTAAAGAACTAAAGGTTCCGGTTCAGATTCACACTGGTGCAGGAGATAGGGATATAAAGCTTGATTTATCTAGACCATCATATTTAACCGATCTGGTTAGGAGATACGAGGGTGTTATAGTCTTTGTTCACGCTGGTTATCCTTATCATAGAGAAACGGCATGGATGAGTTATTTATTTCCATCCGTTTACCTAGATGTATCTCAAGTGATACCCTTTGCACCGATGGCGACTTTTTCGATCTTGAAAGAGATTTATGAAGTAGCACCTCTGAATAAGGTAATGTATGGCTCCGACGCTTTCAAAATTCCAGAAATAGCATGGCTAGCGGCTCATCTAGCTAAAGAGAGTTTTAATGAATTGAAAGAAGAGCTTGACAGAAAGAGGCTAATTGAGCCGGATGACATGGAAGAAATGGAAAAAAGATTTTTCTATTTAAACGCTAGAACTGTATACAATTTTGACTGA